Within uncultured Fibrobacter sp., the genomic segment GCAAGGAGTTGTCGAACTCCTGAGCCCGCTTAAGGGCAAGATTACCGCCGTTCGCGGCAACTGCGACGCCGAAGTGGACCAGATGGTGCTGGGATTCCCCTGCCTCGCGGACTACGCCGAATTTGAAGAAAATGGATTGCGCCTATTTTTGAGCCACGGTCACCTGTACGACCCGTATCTGTTCAGCCACTACAAGGCCGACGTGTATTTTTCCGGTCATACACATATCTTTACCGCCGAAAAAAACGCTGATGGAGTCTACTGCCTGAACCCCGGCTCCACGAGCCTGCCCAAAGGCGGAAACCCACCTACCTTCGGACTCTACGAAACCTTCGACGGCACCACTCCCCCGCGATTCAGCGTACACCACCTGGAAACCGGCAAGGAACTCGCGGCCGTCGAAATCGTGAAATAACATGCGAAATCTATTTGCAATCGTCTTCTTTCTCGGAATCGTGCTTTGGGGTACGCCGGTTTTGGCGCAAGATGTCAACGTCTGTTCGTTTGACTCGACCCTGATGGTTCATTTTGTCCGTGGGGATCTTTCCGAAGTCCCCGCCATATTGGACTACATCAAGGAAAACGCCCCTAAAATTCGTAACGAGCTCTGCAAAGACGAATTAATGCAAAGCGAACTCACCCATTTGGCCGGTAACCTCTACTGGACAGATAGACCCGGGCATGTGTCAGTCCCTATCGCCTACACTAGGTACATGAATTTTGGCGGTCAAGAAGTAAACGGGAGAACTCTGACTGAAGAAGAAAACGCCGTGTACAACCTAGTCATGGACTACATGATTTCGAAGTACGACATGCTCTATGCGCTCGCCAAGAAGACTAGCCTGCAAAAGAATTCTAAGCTGAAAACAGGCGCGTTCGTCGAATACATGTTTACGTATTGGCTAAAGCCCGAAGATGTCGGCTCTGCCGCCATAGAAATCGCCAAGACGCCGGCTGGAATCGCCGTCGACGCGGCAACCTCCTGGGCAACCTTGTGGATTCAAAAAGAAAGCCCTTACGAACGAGATACCTACTACGATTTTGACTACAGTTGGCTATTGATTGCCCGAGACAACTTTTTCAGGCGTTACCCCGTTACTCCCTATAGAACCGCGTTACAAGCCTTGATTAATCAGGACATCGTCGCCGAATTACACGAAGCGGACAAGAATAGCGGAGTTTTAGGCCTTTGTGTCGGAGTTTCTGTAGGAAAATCGCTCATGACATCCGGCCTGGAAGCCGTTAACGAAAATTTCACCTTCAGCGTTCCGAACGCAAGAATCCAGGTATTCCGATTCGTATTCCAGCTTCAAGTTGACCTGATGTTTGCAGACGGAATTTCTGCCGCAGGACTGGACGCCATGATCGGCCGCACCTACGAATTCAACGAATACGGTTTCGACGTGTTGGCGGGAATCGGTTTCGATGAATTCTATGTGGGCCAAGACTCCATCATGAATCTTGCATTCATGGGTGGTATCCAGGCCATGAGACGATTCCCCTTGGGCGACATGGCAAACATCACCCCTAAACTGCAGTGGATTTTAAAGACAGTCCATTTTGACGACCCGGTCAAGAACCGCAAACGCCGCGCCTTCATCAATCAATTCAGCATCGGCATTTCGTTCGAAGGCCGACAACCGCTTTCACGTCTGAACGCGTTTAAATAGCCCTATTTCTTCAGTGCCGAGAGGAATTCCTTGAGGCGGGAATCTTTCGGGTTGTCGAAAATTTCTTCGGGGGAGCCATCTTCCTTGACGTAGCCGTCGGCAAAGAACAGCACGCGGTTGGCGACTTCGCGGGCAAAGCTCATTTCGTGCGTCACCACGACCATCGTCATGCCGGATTTTGCCAAGTCCTTCATGATCTTGAGAACTTCGCCGACCATTTCGGGGTCCAAGGCACTCGTCGGTTCGTCAAACAGAATTGCCTCGGGCTGCATGGCCATGGCGCGGGCAATCGCCACACGCTGTTGCTGGCCGCCGGAGAGCTGTGCCGGATAATGATCCGCACGTTCCAGGAGCCCGATACGTTTCAGGAGTTCCTTCGCACGGGTCTCGGCATCGGCTTTGGAAAGTAGCCCCAATTTCACAGGAGCGAACATGATATTCTTGAGTGCGGTCATGTTCTTGAACAAGTTAAACTGCTGAAACACCATGCCCACGCGCCTGCGAACATCTGGCTTCGAAATACCCTTCGCCAAGATGCTCTTGCCGTCCAACAAAATGTCGCCGCTTGTCGGAATTTCAAGCAAGTTCAGTTGGCGGAGGAACGTAGACTTGCCGCAACCCGAAGGCCCGATAATCGCAATCACGTCGCCGCGGTGGATGTCTAAAGAAATTCCCTTGAGAATTTGCTTATCGCCGTAGGCTTTGCAAAGGTCCTTGACCTGGATTAAAGTTTCTGCATTAGCGTTCATTTTTCTTCAACCTCTTTTCAAGCTTTGCAACGCAAGACGAAAGTCCTGCCACCAGGATAAAGTAGATGGCCGCTACAGCAAGGAGCGGGAGCATGGCCTCGTAGGTCATGCTGCGGATAATGTCACCACCGCGGGTCAAATCGGTCAGGCCGATGTAGCCGCAAATGGACGTTTCCTTAATGAGCGAGATAAATTCATTCGTAAGAGCCGGGAGCGAATTCTTGAAAGCCTGCGGGTAAACGATGCTGTAAAGAATCGTGCGGAAACGGAGGCCAAGGCTACGGCCCGCTTCAATCTGGCCCGGATCTACCCCCTTGATACCGCTGCGGATAATTTCGGAGACGTATGCACCGGAGTTCACGCCGAAGGCCACGATTGCCACCAGAATCTTGTTCACATTCACCGACGAGAATACGATGTAATAAATGATAAGCAGCTGGATCATCATCGGCGTTCCGCGAATCACGGCGAGGTACACCCTGGCAATTCCATTCAGAACCTTATGGCGGCCATTGAATTCATTGCTGGTGCGGATTTGCGCAATCACAAAGCCAATCAGAATGCCGAGGAGGGCTGCAAAGAACGAAATAATCAGCGTGTTGCAAAGGCCTGTGACAATGAACTTCCAGCGGTCCTCTTTCACAAAATTCTTGTGCAGGTGATCAACGAAGGATTCTTCGCTCACAGCAGCCTCGTCACCGCGGACAATCACTACAATCTTCGAAAGCGTATACGGAGTCGTGAAGTTGATGGACTTCTTGCGATCTTC encodes:
- the yfcE gene encoding phosphodiesterase gives rise to the protein QGVVELLSPLKGKITAVRGNCDAEVDQMVLGFPCLADYAEFEENGLRLFLSHGHLYDPYLFSHYKADVYFSGHTHIFTAEKNADGVYCLNPGSTSLPKGGNPPTFGLYETFDGTTPPRFSVHHLETGKELAAVEIVK
- a CDS encoding amino acid ABC transporter ATP-binding protein, giving the protein MNANAETLIQVKDLCKAYGDKQILKGISLDIHRGDVIAIIGPSGCGKSTFLRQLNLLEIPTSGDILLDGKSILAKGISKPDVRRRVGMVFQQFNLFKNMTALKNIMFAPVKLGLLSKADAETRAKELLKRIGLLERADHYPAQLSGGQQQRVAIARAMAMQPEAILFDEPTSALDPEMVGEVLKIMKDLAKSGMTMVVVTHEMSFAREVANRVLFFADGYVKEDGSPEEIFDNPKDSRLKEFLSALKK
- a CDS encoding ABC transporter substrate-binding protein/permease, which produces MMRKILLPFFLAFYALALVSCESKQAVIPNKVHSINDLGHKKVGVQIGNTADIYASDFGGDTAKIDVDRYTKLADAVQALLQGKIDAVMSDDQPAKAFVRQNPSLRILEEVFVEEMYAGVVAKGNEALLDTVNQALAQMKLDGTYDSLFNTYINRTGNFHYQKKVTEGPKLVLSTNAQFPPYEYYENAKITGFDIEVVNYIADFMNRTVEIQDIEFDAIINAVSSGKADVGFAGFTVTEDRKKSINFTTPYTLSKIVVIVRGDEAAVSEESFVDHLHKNFVKEDRWKFIVTGLCNTLIISFFAALLGILIGFVIAQIRTSNEFNGRHKVLNGIARVYLAVIRGTPMMIQLLIIYYIVFSSVNVNKILVAIVAFGVNSGAYVSEIIRSGIKGVDPGQIEAGRSLGLRFRTILYSIVYPQAFKNSLPALTNEFISLIKETSICGYIGLTDLTRGGDIIRSMTYEAMLPLLAVAAIYFILVAGLSSCVAKLEKRLKKNER